The Cylindrospermopsis curvispora GIHE-G1 genome contains a region encoding:
- a CDS encoding vanadium-dependent haloperoxidase yields the protein MAQDHNSYPDSENPSAQNDKRSRSLNRRSFISRSGLLTASGFLAGASGVSLIGNQSPVRAQNVKVKYGKLLEKSYNIRVAAAKANQQFPVPPHPTNGDEERYPNKIGSDSRGLPHNKLGEVDLKAYESLTKARNSGNHDDFENVILGGTRKLVNAQAPLAVSLEGLSADQISVPPPFTLASRERATEAIELYWQSLLRDVPFHKLQNNTDDPLVLAAVEELNKHPFTGPKENGRVTPQSLFRGSVTYVDENDKSGRTAKHVVPPGVLVGPHISQFILLNIPWGVQYIPPVIRTTVAGNDFLTDYEEWLNIQNGGDPKPATFDSVRRYISTIRDLSEFSHTPGASFYGASLILGGARNAKDPLSGGIGAPLDAGNPFVKSKTQQGGNGTFALGHAQALLSLSTSRAIRVAYYQKYYVHRTLRPEAYGGLVHNNIVNNTQYPIHRDILNSKALARSFSKFGSYLLSHGYPEGSPIHTSYVGGAAAIAGANATILKAYFDEDFVIPNPVVPDPNDPTKVIPYTGEPLTVGGELNKLAVNYTLGRGHGGIHWRTDGSAGLALGEAVAIAILRDERLGYNEKFEGFSLTKFDGSKITV from the coding sequence ATGGCTCAAGATCATAATTCCTATCCAGATTCAGAGAACCCTTCTGCTCAAAATGACAAGCGCTCTAGGAGTTTAAATAGGCGTTCATTTATTAGTCGCAGTGGTTTACTAACTGCTAGTGGTTTCCTAGCTGGTGCATCAGGTGTTTCCTTGATAGGAAATCAAAGTCCAGTTCGGGCCCAAAATGTTAAAGTCAAATATGGTAAGTTGTTGGAGAAATCCTACAATATACGCGTAGCAGCGGCAAAAGCAAATCAACAATTTCCCGTTCCTCCTCATCCCACCAACGGTGATGAAGAAAGGTATCCCAATAAAATTGGCTCCGACTCAAGAGGTTTACCTCACAACAAGTTAGGTGAGGTCGATCTCAAAGCCTATGAATCACTAACTAAAGCCAGGAATAGTGGTAACCACGATGACTTTGAAAATGTTATTTTGGGTGGCACTAGGAAATTAGTTAATGCCCAAGCTCCCCTAGCGGTTAGTTTGGAGGGGCTCAGTGCAGATCAAATATCAGTACCACCACCATTTACTCTAGCTAGTCGAGAAAGAGCTACTGAAGCTATTGAACTTTATTGGCAGTCTTTGCTGCGAGATGTGCCCTTTCACAAATTACAAAACAACACTGATGATCCGCTGGTTTTAGCTGCGGTTGAGGAATTAAATAAACATCCCTTTACCGGTCCTAAGGAAAATGGTAGGGTGACTCCCCAAAGTTTATTTCGTGGTAGTGTTACCTATGTTGATGAGAATGATAAGTCAGGTAGAACGGCAAAACATGTTGTTCCACCTGGAGTTTTAGTTGGACCTCACATTTCTCAGTTTATACTACTTAATATCCCATGGGGGGTTCAGTATATTCCTCCTGTAATCCGAACTACTGTAGCTGGAAATGACTTTCTTACTGATTATGAAGAATGGTTAAATATTCAGAATGGTGGTGATCCTAAGCCAGCCACATTTGATTCTGTACGGCGTTATATATCTACCATTCGTGATTTGTCAGAATTTTCCCATACTCCCGGTGCTTCTTTTTATGGCGCTTCCCTTATTCTGGGTGGTGCTAGGAATGCTAAAGATCCTCTTAGTGGAGGTATTGGTGCGCCACTTGATGCCGGTAATCCTTTTGTCAAGTCAAAAACCCAACAGGGTGGTAACGGAACTTTCGCTCTTGGACATGCGCAGGCTTTACTAAGCTTGAGTACATCCCGTGCCATCAGGGTAGCATACTATCAGAAGTATTATGTACATCGCACTTTACGCCCAGAAGCATACGGAGGATTGGTTCACAACAACATTGTCAATAATACCCAATATCCTATTCACAGGGATATACTCAATTCTAAGGCTTTGGCTAGAAGTTTTAGTAAATTTGGCTCTTACTTACTGTCCCATGGTTATCCTGAGGGATCTCCCATCCATACCTCTTATGTTGGTGGTGCAGCTGCTATTGCTGGTGCTAATGCAACAATTTTAAAGGCATATTTTGATGAGGATTTTGTCATTCCCAATCCTGTAGTTCCCGATCCAAACGACCCCACTAAAGTTATTCCCTATACTGGAGAACCTTTAACAGTAGGTGGGGAGTTAAATAAACTGGCAGTCAACTATACTCTTGGTCGCGGTCATGGAGGTATTCACTGGCGCACTGATGGGTCTGCTGGTTTAGCCCTAGGGGAGGCGGTAGCTATCGCCATTCTCAGAGATGAGAGATTAGGTTACAACGAGAAATTTGAAGGTTTTAGCCTGACCAAGTTTGATGGCAGTAAGATCACTGTGTAG
- a CDS encoding iron uptake porin, which yields MSPMPKAVWNYGLFVSAISNGFFLLSLTANASEVSNVSDIHAKEKISSNGDKAITISETDKLLSTTPSQQNSTNQGNQNNELAQVTSVSQFSDVQPTDWVFQALQSLVERYNVIGGYPDGTFRGNRTLTRYEFASALNTTLIRIEELIATSTANSVSQEDLATLDKLQKQFASELSILKGRVDKIESRTAKVEANSFSTTTKLVGDAILVVGDTFGKRANTTTPLPKDETNTFFAHRTRLTLQTSFNSKDLLVTQLVANGNIPNLNSSTGTHTTRFTFEPVTTGGDGVSLAQLHYRFPLGGKTTVWVGTVGLQPAVFTPTLNPSVGGFNGAPSRFATFNPTIYRPGFEGAGAAISYKFNNQIQLNAGYIGDNLNASNPGVGLFTGSFLSLAQLTISPSRQADIGLTYVRKYYIADSGRNLTGGTGSANAFRPFGDKPAFSADNLGFQFNWKASSRFALSGWFGYTKAHQESGDKNNATIINGALATTLLDLGKKGNIGGFVIGVPPKAISNTIANRQDNSTSLHLEAFYTHRINNNVSITPAIYVIDNPDHSSANGAIWVGSVRTGITF from the coding sequence ATGTCACCAATGCCTAAAGCCGTGTGGAACTACGGGCTATTTGTCTCAGCAATATCTAACGGATTCTTTCTTCTATCACTAACAGCTAATGCATCTGAAGTATCAAACGTATCTGATATACATGCAAAAGAGAAAATATCCTCAAATGGGGATAAAGCAATAACAATATCTGAAACCGATAAGTTATTATCCACCACACCTTCACAGCAAAATTCAACCAATCAGGGCAATCAGAATAATGAGCTGGCACAGGTTACTTCTGTTTCCCAGTTTTCTGATGTTCAGCCAACAGATTGGGTGTTTCAGGCTTTACAGTCCTTAGTCGAACGCTATAATGTGATTGGTGGTTATCCAGACGGTACGTTTAGAGGTAATCGGACTCTTACACGATATGAATTCGCATCCGCTTTAAATACTACATTGATCAGGATTGAAGAATTGATTGCTACCAGTACAGCAAACTCGGTTAGTCAAGAAGATTTAGCTACCTTAGACAAACTACAAAAGCAATTTGCCTCAGAACTAAGTATATTGAAAGGTAGAGTTGATAAGATAGAATCTCGCACTGCTAAAGTTGAAGCTAATAGTTTCTCGACAACTACTAAATTGGTAGGTGATGCCATATTAGTGGTTGGAGACACATTTGGTAAGCGCGCCAATACTACCACCCCTCTACCTAAAGATGAAACAAATACTTTCTTTGCTCATCGCACCAGATTAACTCTGCAAACCAGTTTTAACAGTAAGGATTTATTAGTTACTCAACTGGTAGCTAATGGAAATATTCCTAACTTGAATAGTAGTACAGGAACACACACAACCCGGTTTACCTTTGAACCTGTTACTACTGGTGGTGATGGAGTGTCCTTAGCCCAGTTACACTATCGCTTTCCTTTAGGGGGAAAGACCACTGTATGGGTAGGAACCGTAGGATTGCAACCAGCAGTTTTCACTCCTACATTAAATCCTTCTGTTGGTGGATTCAATGGAGCTCCTTCTCGATTTGCCACATTTAACCCCACTATTTACAGACCTGGTTTTGAGGGAGCTGGAGCTGCAATAAGTTATAAATTTAACAATCAAATTCAGTTAAATGCAGGATATATAGGTGATAATCTTAATGCAAGTAACCCGGGCGTGGGATTATTTACTGGTAGTTTCCTGTCACTAGCGCAATTAACAATATCTCCTAGTCGCCAAGCAGATATTGGACTGACTTATGTCCGTAAATACTATATTGCTGACAGCGGTCGTAACCTGACTGGTGGTACAGGTAGTGCTAATGCTTTTCGTCCCTTTGGTGATAAGCCTGCTTTTTCAGCTGACAACCTTGGTTTCCAATTCAACTGGAAAGCTAGTAGCAGATTTGCTTTGAGTGGATGGTTTGGCTATACAAAAGCACATCAAGAAAGTGGTGACAAAAATAATGCCACTATTATTAATGGTGCCTTAGCAACCACATTACTAGATTTAGGTAAAAAAGGGAACATAGGGGGATTTGTTATTGGCGTACCGCCAAAAGCTATTAGTAATACTATCGCAAATCGTCAGGACAATAGCACTTCCCTACATTTAGAGGCATTTTACACCCATCGCATCAATAACAATGTTAGCATTACCCCTGCAATTTATGTTATTGATAATCCAGATCACAGCAGTGCTAATGGTGCAATATGGGTAGGTAGTGTGCGTACTGGTATTACCTTCTAG
- a CDS encoding ABC transporter substrate-binding protein, which yields MTTEISGTVFSLPYYVAREKGYFTDLGLEIEFVKRNYGDQPANIRLIDNHHEVSSFGGVSPFEQGQSSLYRACEWGQVRRTYDSSRGGQVIAKRAAVASQAIIVRPDSPYNIPQDLANVPVGVNFHHGSHYIAIQTLEGFLPPEEIKVLHIDGHAKNKQFNRFVALRDGLVDAVAVMEPWITVAEKLGYKIIAEAHYVGLEIASPDLDVDSFEAINKAIRQAVKDLQADPIPYTKYLIDDVSEEIVKLEPWDFRRNRLRYVDPSPYSEADFQRTYNWMVKWGLIQPNATFQQIVDNRVLVSN from the coding sequence GTGACAACTGAAATTAGTGGAACAGTCTTCTCGTTACCCTACTATGTCGCTCGTGAAAAAGGTTATTTTACTGACTTAGGATTAGAAATAGAGTTTGTTAAACGCAATTATGGTGATCAGCCAGCTAACATCAGACTGATTGATAATCATCATGAAGTTAGCTCTTTTGGTGGTGTATCCCCGTTTGAACAAGGTCAAAGTAGTTTGTATCGAGCCTGCGAGTGGGGACAGGTACGTCGTACATACGATAGCTCTCGTGGTGGGCAAGTGATAGCTAAACGAGCTGCAGTAGCTAGTCAAGCTATAATTGTGCGTCCAGATTCACCCTATAATATCCCCCAGGATCTAGCTAATGTACCGGTGGGAGTTAATTTCCATCATGGCTCCCATTATATTGCCATTCAAACTCTGGAAGGATTTCTCCCCCCAGAAGAAATTAAGGTCTTACACATTGATGGACATGCCAAAAATAAACAATTTAATCGGTTTGTAGCCTTGCGTGATGGATTAGTTGATGCGGTTGCAGTGATGGAACCTTGGATCACTGTGGCGGAAAAATTGGGGTATAAAATTATTGCTGAGGCACATTATGTGGGTCTAGAAATCGCGAGTCCTGACCTAGATGTAGATAGTTTTGAAGCTATCAACAAGGCCATACGTCAAGCAGTTAAGGATTTGCAGGCTGATCCTATTCCTTACACGAAATATCTCATAGATGATGTATCTGAAGAAATTGTCAAACTGGAACCTTGGGATTTTCGGCGCAATCGCCTGCGTTATGTAGATCCATCACCATACTCTGAAGCTGACTTCCAACGCACCTACAATTGGATGGTTAAGTGGGGGCTTATACAGCCTAATGCTACTTTCCAACAGATCGTTGATAACCGGGTTCTTGTATCTAACTGA
- a CDS encoding ABC transporter substrate-binding protein — MRNRRDFLKYSLLGTTAAVAKTAWDSTIYPAASQENRGTISVKLGAVSGINSIDVWIPEDLGYFDAAGLNAQVITFQSGSKMRDALIAGEIDFAAQAPLHVYVSRLKGIPLNVVANRRNLVDTSLVVSSDLRSQIKSVSDLKGRRVSAGEVGTWSWAVFITYLRQNGLSDKDVEYVQSATSSTYTLLKTRQVDAAIAGAPDLHRLLKEKTVFQLLNALDPDVHKKYFGAREAMTRAWLSHDRVTSQKPESVKRLVAVVNRTFAYMHRTSPEEILKVVGKRFDSANLDAILTGLRTELKRSVPRNASISQAAYLADQQVFLNTGIIKKIVPYSQGVFDNFAGRRA, encoded by the coding sequence ATGAGAAACCGTAGAGACTTTTTAAAGTATTCTTTGTTAGGTACAACAGCAGCTGTAGCTAAAACTGCTTGGGATAGCACTATTTACCCTGCTGCTAGTCAAGAAAATAGAGGAACTATAAGTGTAAAATTGGGAGCGGTAAGCGGGATTAATTCTATCGATGTTTGGATTCCTGAAGATCTAGGTTATTTTGATGCTGCTGGACTGAATGCTCAAGTAATTACTTTCCAAAGTGGATCAAAAATGCGTGATGCCCTGATTGCAGGGGAAATAGACTTTGCAGCTCAAGCTCCTTTACATGTATATGTTTCTCGACTTAAGGGAATTCCCTTAAATGTTGTAGCTAACCGTCGTAATTTGGTTGACACTTCCTTGGTGGTAAGTTCGGATTTGCGTTCTCAAATTAAGAGCGTTAGTGACCTCAAAGGAAGAAGAGTTTCCGCCGGAGAGGTTGGGACTTGGAGCTGGGCAGTATTTATTACATACCTGCGTCAGAATGGTTTAAGTGATAAAGATGTTGAATATGTCCAAAGCGCAACCTCTTCTACATATACACTACTGAAAACCCGTCAAGTAGATGCGGCGATCGCAGGTGCACCGGATCTTCATAGACTACTTAAAGAGAAAACCGTTTTTCAACTCTTAAATGCCTTAGATCCAGATGTACATAAAAAGTATTTTGGTGCTAGGGAGGCAATGACCCGTGCTTGGTTAAGTCATGATCGTGTCACATCTCAAAAACCAGAATCTGTGAAACGGTTAGTTGCTGTTGTTAATCGAACATTTGCATATATGCATCGAACATCGCCCGAGGAAATATTGAAAGTGGTAGGTAAGCGTTTTGATTCTGCCAATTTGGATGCCATTCTCACTGGTCTTCGTACAGAACTTAAGCGTTCGGTTCCTAGAAATGCTTCCATTAGCCAAGCCGCATATCTTGCGGATCAGCAAGTATTTTTAAATACGGGGATTATTAAAAAAATAGTTCCCTATTCTCAAGGGGTATTCGATAACTTTGCAGGACGTAGGGCCTAG
- a CDS encoding ABC transporter ATP-binding protein, producing MIKTQNLSISYWSKNRRIPALHDINLSVNPGEFISLIGPSGCGKSTLLNVIAGLIDPSTEVTGSFKTSNIKQIGYLFQKQTLLPWRTVINNVTAPLEIRGLAPNQARKKALTMLKRYGLSGFEDSFPGELSGGMQQRVLLIRTLIYEPDVVLLDEPLSSLDAQTRALLQDEFLQLWRDTGCTFILVTHDLDEAIALSERVFLLSARPGKIVREFKIDLPRDRSATTIRTDSRFNKIQREIWSELTAEVLKQQGIGLFKT from the coding sequence ATGATCAAGACTCAGAACCTCAGCATCTCCTATTGGAGTAAAAATAGGCGTATTCCAGCACTACATGACATTAACTTAAGTGTGAATCCTGGTGAATTTATCAGTTTGATTGGTCCTAGTGGTTGCGGTAAAAGTACCTTACTTAATGTAATCGCAGGATTAATTGATCCTTCTACAGAGGTAACTGGCAGTTTTAAGACTAGCAATATTAAGCAAATTGGCTATCTGTTTCAGAAGCAAACTTTATTGCCTTGGCGTACAGTAATTAATAACGTTACTGCACCCTTAGAAATTAGAGGTTTGGCTCCAAACCAGGCCAGGAAAAAAGCTTTAACAATGCTGAAAAGATACGGACTGTCGGGGTTTGAAGATAGTTTTCCTGGTGAGTTATCAGGAGGAATGCAGCAGAGAGTTTTATTAATTCGCACCTTAATTTATGAACCAGATGTAGTACTCCTTGATGAGCCTTTAAGCAGTCTAGATGCTCAAACACGAGCATTATTACAAGATGAATTCTTGCAATTGTGGCGCGACACCGGTTGTACATTTATTTTAGTGACTCACGACCTAGATGAAGCAATTGCACTTTCCGAGCGTGTGTTTTTATTAAGTGCGCGTCCAGGTAAAATTGTTAGGGAATTTAAAATTGATTTACCCAGAGACCGGTCTGCAACTACCATTCGTACAGATTCAAGATTCAACAAAATTCAACGGGAGATTTGGTCTGAGTTAACTGCTGAAGTATTAAAACAACAAGGAATTGGACTTTTCAAAACATAG
- a CDS encoding ABC transporter permease codes for MKTSDNKNIIIEQTNFTSQKDSKHSNPKFTKIQLWSKLRQKIVQFVPLVITLVLWQVGTGVFNTPQLIEPALVGKPSLIIKELWDLLTAGIIFQHAFVTFQEAISGLALAMIGGISLGIALAYSPSGAKIILPYVQIFNSLPRIALAPFFIVWFGIGLLSKVLLAALAAFFPIFFTTYQGIQTIEPELIAAFQVMGANRWQMLHMVVLPSVLSWVIAGIRTSLGMALVGALVAEYIGSTHGLGYMLMAAQGNLNVDKSWAILVVLASISVFLDWGIRVLEKYILRWQPSSGKL; via the coding sequence ATGAAAACTTCTGACAATAAAAACATAATAATTGAACAAACTAATTTTACGTCCCAAAAAGACAGTAAACATAGTAATCCCAAATTTACTAAAATACAACTATGGTCAAAGCTAAGGCAAAAAATAGTACAGTTTGTACCCTTAGTTATAACTCTTGTATTATGGCAGGTTGGTACAGGAGTATTCAACACACCCCAGCTAATTGAGCCAGCACTAGTTGGTAAACCCAGTTTAATTATCAAAGAACTATGGGATTTATTAACCGCAGGCATTATATTTCAGCATGCCTTTGTTACTTTCCAAGAAGCGATAAGTGGATTAGCTTTAGCTATGATCGGTGGTATCAGTCTGGGAATTGCTTTGGCTTATTCACCCTCAGGAGCGAAAATTATTCTTCCTTACGTCCAGATATTTAATTCTTTACCTCGTATTGCTCTAGCTCCTTTCTTTATAGTGTGGTTTGGAATTGGCTTGCTCTCAAAAGTTCTCTTGGCAGCTCTAGCAGCTTTCTTTCCCATATTTTTTACAACCTATCAAGGGATTCAAACTATTGAGCCTGAGTTAATAGCCGCTTTTCAAGTTATGGGAGCAAATCGTTGGCAGATGCTACACATGGTTGTATTGCCCTCAGTTCTTAGTTGGGTGATTGCAGGAATTCGTACCAGTTTAGGTATGGCTTTAGTTGGGGCTTTAGTTGCTGAGTATATTGGATCAACTCATGGTCTAGGCTATATGTTAATGGCGGCCCAGGGAAATTTAAATGTTGATAAGTCCTGGGCAATATTGGTAGTTTTAGCATCCATTAGTGTTTTTCTTGATTGGGGAATACGTGTTCTGGAAAAATACATATTACGGTGGCAACCTAGCTCTGGAAAACTTTAG
- a CDS encoding NADPH-dependent oxidoreductase: protein MANAHELLNQRYGNSNLDLNHPWNETLSTLLSHRSIRGYLGNTLPPGTLEILIAAAQSASTSSNLQTWSVIAVEEADRKQQLSQLANNQTHISQCPLFLVWLADLARLAHIADSRGLPHQGLDYLEMFLMAALDAALAAQNAVIAAESLGLGTVYIGALRNKPEEVANLLNLPPHVVAVFGLCVGYADPAVNVAVKPRLPQSVVLHRETYQLESQNEGIDLYNQVMKDFYDSQQMNVPGDWSEHSAKRVALPDSLSGRQNLQKILQKLGFQLY, encoded by the coding sequence ATGGCTAATGCACACGAACTCCTAAATCAACGTTATGGAAATAGCAACCTCGATTTAAACCATCCTTGGAATGAAACCTTGTCCACCCTATTATCTCATCGATCAATTCGTGGATATTTAGGAAATACCTTACCACCAGGAACCTTAGAAATTTTAATTGCCGCAGCTCAATCAGCTTCTACATCTTCTAATCTCCAAACCTGGAGTGTTATAGCCGTAGAAGAAGCAGATCGTAAACAACAATTGTCTCAATTAGCCAACAATCAAACCCATATTAGTCAGTGTCCTTTATTTTTAGTTTGGTTAGCAGATTTAGCTAGATTAGCTCATATTGCTGACTCTCGCGGACTACCTCATCAAGGACTAGACTACCTAGAAATGTTCCTCATGGCCGCTCTGGATGCTGCATTAGCAGCCCAAAATGCCGTTATAGCAGCAGAATCTTTAGGATTAGGCACTGTCTATATCGGTGCCCTCAGAAATAAACCAGAAGAAGTAGCAAATTTATTGAATTTGCCCCCTCATGTTGTAGCCGTATTTGGTCTGTGTGTTGGCTATGCAGACCCAGCTGTAAATGTAGCTGTCAAACCACGTCTACCACAGTCCGTCGTATTACATCGGGAAACCTATCAACTGGAATCTCAAAACGAAGGAATTGATTTATACAACCAGGTAATGAAGGATTTTTACGATTCACAGCAGATGAATGTTCCTGGTGATTGGTCAGAACATTCCGCTAAAAGGGTTGCTCTACCCGACTCCTTGTCAGGTAGACAAAACTTACAAAAAATTCTGCAAAAACTCGGTTTTCAACTCTACTAA
- a CDS encoding D-2-hydroxyacid dehydrogenase — protein sequence MKLILPVEIAKDLEPKLPEGNEFRVVRVDHEGNLDGDTTDAEVYFSWFYLKPTTLHRVLDAAPLLRWHHAPNAGVNHMLTSKYLERDLILTNGAGVHGVPIAEFVLTYILAHAKKFGEFYQLHSEQKWQRGLALEELTEKTLLIIGAGGIGQEIALRAKVFGMKVLGSSLYPRPLANFDQVVGANEWQELLPQADFIVIATPLTPETKGMINLDVLRLFPAHSYLINIARGAIVDEPALIHALENKWIVGAALDTVTIEPLPAESPLWKVPNLLITPHNSGNSPKTQERTFALFLDNLNRYIQGEPLRNVVDKTAGY from the coding sequence GTGAAATTGATTCTACCAGTGGAAATAGCCAAAGATCTTGAACCAAAATTACCCGAGGGGAATGAATTTAGAGTAGTTAGGGTGGACCATGAGGGTAATTTAGATGGAGATACAACAGATGCGGAAGTTTACTTCAGTTGGTTCTATCTAAAACCAACAACCCTACATAGGGTATTAGATGCTGCACCCTTACTACGTTGGCATCATGCTCCAAATGCGGGTGTGAATCATATGTTGACCTCTAAATATTTGGAACGAGACTTAATTTTAACTAATGGAGCGGGGGTTCATGGTGTTCCCATTGCTGAGTTTGTGTTGACCTATATTTTAGCCCATGCCAAAAAATTCGGCGAATTTTACCAGCTACATAGTGAACAAAAATGGCAAAGAGGTTTAGCTCTTGAGGAGTTGACAGAAAAAACCTTATTAATCATTGGTGCGGGAGGAATTGGTCAAGAAATTGCCCTACGTGCCAAAGTGTTTGGCATGAAAGTTTTGGGCAGCTCTCTTTATCCCAGACCTTTGGCAAACTTTGATCAAGTAGTAGGTGCTAATGAATGGCAAGAACTTTTACCCCAGGCAGATTTTATAGTGATTGCCACACCATTAACTCCCGAAACTAAGGGAATGATTAATCTTGATGTTCTGCGGTTATTTCCTGCTCATTCCTACTTAATCAATATTGCCAGGGGAGCAATTGTTGATGAACCAGCACTTATTCACGCGCTGGAGAATAAATGGATCGTGGGAGCAGCTTTAGACACGGTCACCATTGAACCTTTACCAGCAGAGAGCCCTTTATGGAAAGTACCAAATTTGTTAATTACGCCTCATAATTCTGGTAATTCTCCCAAAACACAAGAGAGAACATTTGCTCTATTTCTTGATAATCTCAATCGATATATTCAAGGAGAACCTTTAAGGAATGTGGTAGATAAAACTGCTGGTTATTGA
- a CDS encoding 4Fe-4S dicluster domain-containing protein: MIELISESACIQCNICVKVCPTNVFDKVEEGIPKIGRQSDCQTCFMCELYCPVDALYVAPDVEPLGKIDEQSLKEAALLGSYRKNIGWGRSLSSTAKEDSTYQLLKNI, translated from the coding sequence ATGATTGAACTCATTAGTGAATCCGCATGTATACAGTGTAACATTTGTGTCAAAGTTTGTCCAACCAATGTGTTTGACAAAGTAGAGGAAGGGATACCGAAAATAGGTAGACAAAGTGACTGTCAAACCTGCTTCATGTGCGAATTATACTGTCCAGTAGATGCTTTATATGTTGCACCCGATGTGGAACCCCTGGGTAAGATAGATGAGCAGTCTTTAAAAGAAGCAGCTCTTTTAGGTAGTTATCGAAAAAACATTGGTTGGGGCCGGTCCTTGAGTAGCACTGCTAAAGAGGATAGTACATATCAATTATTAAAAAATATTTAG